The following nucleotide sequence is from Eremothecium cymbalariae DBVPG#7215 chromosome 6, complete sequence.
TCATAATGTGAACCGGCGATGAGGTAGATAGTGTCTAAAACGGTAAGCCTATTGACAATCTACCTCAAGCAACCATAATCACAGAATGCCAAGTGGTGAATCGAAACCAACGAAGAAACAACTGAAGGCTCagcaattcaaaaaatccaaagaaGAGAGAGAACACGACAAGAAACGCAATATCCAGAAAGCTGAAGAAGCACAGGCATCTACAGAAACCACTGAGcctccaaagaagaagcgtAAGACTCGTAGAGGCAAAGGCGGCAAGGGCAAAGATGGTAAGAAGGCAAACAGATTTATAATCTTCGTTGGTTCGCTGCCCAAAGATATCACAGAGACAGAATTACTGTCTCACTTCAAATCAAGTAACCCAGATCACATCCGGCTGCGCCCAGACAAGAACATCGCTTTTCTAGAGTTCGACGCCGATAAAGACCCATCAAACATTCAAAGACGTATGGATATTGCACTTATGCAACACAGAGGAGTTATCAAGGGCTCTAAAATCAACGTTGAGCTGACTGTTGGCGGCGGTGGAAACAGTGAGAACCGTCTCcagaaattaaaacagaaGAACGAAAAAATGGAGCAAGAGAGACAAGAACGCATGAAAAACCTCATAGCACAGAGTAGGACTAAAAGCAGGACTGGATCAACCTCCGCACCTAAGACGGATTCCGCAGTTCCCCCGGCCCCAGCTGTCCACCCTGATAGAGCCAAGCTACTCCAGTAGTAGAatacacatacatacataccTCATACCAATGTAATGCATTACGTCTTCACTGAAAAAAGACGACGTTATTGGCCGGTGTGGAGGGCCCATCTAAACATTGCACATCGCTGCTTGCAGAATGATGTCTTTCCCAAAGCAACCAGCGACTCAAAGAAGCCGTGACACTACATATGTTGGCAAAGCTGCGATGCTTCTGCTAATctaatcacgtgatattaCGTCAGCCGTTATCTATTACAAACTCGTCGTCATATATAAAAGTGTAATAAAGAAAAGCTGTATGTTTGTTAAAGTTAAAATAGTGttgtttattttaaagCAAAAGTAGATTTATTTATTAGGTATAAACTCAAGCAAGGACTCTCCGagtgtttttgttatagTGTGGAAGTAAAAAGGGTTTCAATATATCATATTGGGCAAGCCTTTAGGAGTGCTGTCTTTTGTCAGCAGGTTGATTCATATTAGTAATTATTGGGCTGGCATACgtattactactactacgACTAAGGTATACAAGTAGGTATACATCAGTTAATGGAAGAGAAAAATAAAGCTCAAGTCTGTAcaatacaaaaaaaatgtCATCGTTAACCAAGTTGTTGCAGGAGAAGAGGAAGAATGAGATTGTTAGTGCGAACTTGGCCTCATCGCTGCAGGCAGCTGTGTTAACGGAACCTTTGGTGGATCATCAACGCCAGAATGCTGTGGAAAAGCCTTCTTTAACACAAAGGTACTCAAGCACGACGACAATTACGCAGGTTAACTCGAATAGTGATAGCGATACCACGCCAAATGGGTCGATGGATAGGGGTAATCCACTTTCCCAATCGTTCATGGACACTAATTCTGCGTATACAGCAGCTTTTTACAGGGGCAGCAGCATGCCGTGCAAGGATCGCACGGTGTCAGTTATCATTAACGAAGGGATCAATATTAGTCGGAACTCGTCAGCCAAGCATTCATGGAGTCATAGCGTGGGTCGAAACTATCCTTCATTATCCTCCAGCATACCTTATTCGGTTCCTAATTCAAATAGCAATGGTGCGAGCTCGCAGACGAGTTTTACACAAGACAACAACAACCCTGGTAATACGTTTGTGACTTCTCAGTGGATAGAAAAGTATGGGAACTCACTTCCAAAGAATGTTTCTGCTATTGACTCGAATATTATTTCGTCCCCCAAAGTCGGTTCAGTGGAGCCGCGATTTGTAATTTCACGACAAAAGTTGCAGAAAAGCCCGACTGAAATTACCTCTAACCATTCGATATCGATTTCAAGGTCGAGTTCCCTTTCCTCACAACTGGgtaatttctttttcaccAAGTCATCCAAAGATATACCGTTTTCCTCTGCTGGGAATGTTCCAACTTCCTCCAACAGTTGCtctaataaagaaaatgtCAATAATGAGAACTGCATCCCTAAACCCATTCGTGCCAGACAAAGTTCTGTCTATAGCACTTCACGCCAGCCCACTGGCTCCTACAACGATAATTTTGCAGGGTCGCCTTCCTCGTTACAAGAAAATCCGTTGTCCCACCAAGCGACAAAATCGCGCCACTCCTCCTTTGCAGATTTAAagagatttttcaaaaggaGTGGCTCTAACAGTCAGTTAAGTGTATCGCCGGGCACCCCACCAGTTTCAAATGGTTCCATTTCTTCACACAGTTCAAACCATTCTTCCACATTTACGGCGGGTTCTTATGGAAGCCAGAATGGCGAAGTATTATTTAATCCTACTGGCAGTGCCGTGTCCCAAGGGTTAACGTTTTTCAAGAGGTATTCCAAAACAGGAGAAAAGCTGGGTGCAGGTGCTGGCGGATCTGTTAGATTAGTAAGAAGATTGAGAGATAATACTGTTTTTGCTGTTAAAGAATTTCGTCCTAAATACGATAATGAATCAAAGCGTGATTACATTAAAAAGATTACGTCTGAGTACTGTATTGGCACAGCATTACGTCATCCGAACATTATCTCAACGATAGAGATAGTTTACGACAACAATAGGATATTACAAGTAATGGAATACTGTGATTATGATCTTTTCGCCATTGTTATGAGTAATAAGATGTCCTACGAAGAAATCAATTGCTGCTTCAAGCAAATTTTAGTGGGAGTTGAATACTTGCATTCTATGGGACTTGCGCATCGTGATTTGAAACTTGACAACTGTGTTATTAACCGCCAAGGGATTGTGAAATTAATTGATTttggtgctgctgttgtgTTCACTTACCCACATTCTGGTACACTTGTAGAAGCAAGTGGTATTGTTGGAAGTGATCCATATCTTGCTCCGGAAGTTTGTATTTTTACGAAGTATGATCCTCGACCGGTGGATATTTGGTCCGTTGCGATCATTTATGCATGCATGATCCTAAAAAAATTCCCTTGGAAGATTCCAAAGTTAAAGGATAATTCTTTCAAGTTTTTCTGCTCTGGAAGAGACTGCGACTCCCTGAGCGCACTGGTAACCCGTACACCTGAACCTCCATCTTATGACAATATGATCTCAGGAAACACATATTCTTCACCCGCCCAACAGTCTAACAACCCCTCTGATCCGAACAACCCCAATATTGGACCTCAAAGGCTTTTGCACTCCTTGCCAGAAGAGAGTCAGAATATCATTGGTCGTATGGTAACTCTAGCCCCAGCCTGCAGGGCCTcaattgatgaaataatGGAGGATGACTGGATTCGCTCAATTGACATTTGTTATGTTAATGAAGTTACCGACAGGCTTATAACTGCAAGTGATCATAAACACACTCAGGTAGATCAAAGTGAGGCCCATATAGCAGGCCTtgagaagaaaaagaaaagggGCAAATGATTACCCATGGGCCTCAAAGCATTTAAATTGAACTACTacagaaaaaagaaaaaagagcTAGCAAGCATTCCAAGtaactttttgttttacttATCTATCGTTCTGTTCCCGTTTTCTTCACGTTTCATTTATTACGCACAAAAATTATAGTTTTTCATGCTAATGAATAAGCATTTAACCCTTATAAAAGTAATTTGATGGTATTGATATTATACCTTGTAAGTTTGTATGCACGTATTTATTTGGAGTATTTGaactttaaaagaaatctAGAGATGTAAAAGAATGACAGAGGTCCAGAAGCTGACGTCTCGGCACAACTTTTCACCAAATCCGGGTAATAGTATATTTTAGACATTCCgcaattttgaaaattttatagGTATTAGCTGTGAAGATAGATGCATAAACGGGACCAAATAGCATAAAGAAATCAGCCTCTCAATTATCAAGGGTTTATGTCTCAGCCAGCGAAGAATATACTTGTTAAATTGATCGTTAGTGCGGGTCAGGCTGCGCCGTCTCCTCCAGTTGGTCCAGCTCTAGGTTCCAAAGGTGTAAAAGCGATGGACTTTTGTAAAGAGTTTAACGCACGAACTGCATCATATAAGCCAGGCATACCAATTCCTGTGCTTATAACAATTAAACCAGATAgatctttttcatttgaGATGAAATCTCCACCAACAGGCTACTTACTGTTAAAGGCGTTGGGGATAGAGAAAGGTAGTGGTCAACCAAACTTGCTGAAACCTGCTAACATAGCTGGAGAGCTGTCACTTAAACATATCTACGAAATTgccaaaatcaaaaaagcaGATAGCAGACATGCATCTCTAAATATGGAGGGGATTGTTAAGTCAGTTATTGGTGTTGCAAAAAGCATGGGGATAAATGTGGTTGCATAGTAGTGGATTGTCGTAGGAAGTGAATATTTCATCAGCACAAGTATATAGtataattgaaaaattatgaTTCGGTGAAACGCTAAAATACTGAAGTAAAAGATTCTAACCCTTAAAACAACGCTAAGTACTAGTTAGAAGCCTCAGAATAAAATTAATGAGATTAAATTACAACTATTGTACGACATTATGTTTAAGTTGAATGCAAtgcaaaaaacaaataaaaaccaaGGTGTCAAGTAATTAACACAAGAACAGATATAGCAAGAGTAGAAATCAAGTTCTGTTCAGCCTTcttctcttgttcttcttgaaCTTATTTTTCCTACGGTTGCTGTTGCCGatgctattattattattattgttgttgttgttgttagtgttattgttattttgCGTTGTATTGGAGGTACCTGAAGTGTCGCTGTTTATAACCGTTAGCGGATTGAAATATGGCTGAGGAACCAATTTGACAGCCTTTGGAGTCAACCTGGTATAGACCAGGTAGTAAGCGTTCACTTCCTTTAGGACATTTCTTTCTGTTATcttgttaatatattcatcatcatatgtAGCCCATGTGCCGTCTGGTTGTTTACAATGTGCGATATAATGACCACTAGATAACGAACGACCCTCATGAACTACAACACTGATTAGCTGGTATTTGACCGGAAGTGACTTCTCCGACTCAACGCAATATTCTGTTAGATCCATAAACAAAGGATAGGATACCGCTTGCTTCATTTTAGAGGATGATGTACCATTGAACCTgaattttttcaagtggATTAACAAGGTTTCAGGGGCACGCAAAATCatgtttcttttaattgCATTCGTTGTTGTCTTACACTTCTCACAAACATATCCTTCCTTATTGTCAActttctttattaattcTGGGTTGAAAAAATCTCTGATGGATTTTTCGATGGAGTAGCGCCGCTTCGGTTGAGGTAATGTATCCATTGAAGTATTCGAACCTGTCGTCGAAGGCAGGTTTTCACCGTTACTAGGTTCATCTACAATTGAATCGCCATTtctcatcatttttttcctttaaGATGTAAAGAAAGGTCGTAAATTGGCTGTTCAGTAATGGACACGCTACCACACGATTTACATTTCACTCTCTGCTGTAGTAAGCCACCGAAAATATCGTATATTATAGATGCCGTCATCTTATGACCAAGCGGGACAGAATCCTCCTGTAACCGTGACATTAAGGACATGAAGTATTCATGAGAATCTTCTTGGTTCCACGCACTCATCATACAATTTATATCTTCTAGCCTCGCA
It contains:
- the NOP6 gene encoding Nop6p (similar to Ashbya gossypii ABL142C) translates to MPSGESKPTKKQLKAQQFKKSKEEREHDKKRNIQKAEEAQASTETTEPPKKKRKTRRGKGGKGKDGKKANRFIIFVGSLPKDITETELLSHFKSSNPDHIRLRPDKNIAFLEFDADKDPSNIQRRMDIALMQHRGVIKGSKINVELTVGGGGNSENRLQKLKQKNEKMEQERQERMKNLIAQSRTKSRTGSTSAPKTDSAVPPAPAVHPDRAKLLQ
- the NPR1 gene encoding serine/threonine protein kinase NPR1 (similar to Ashbya gossypii ABL143C) → MSSLTKLLQEKRKNEIVSANLASSLQAAVLTEPLVDHQRQNAVEKPSLTQRYSSTTTITQVNSNSDSDTTPNGSMDRGNPLSQSFMDTNSAYTAAFYRGSSMPCKDRTVSVIINEGINISRNSSAKHSWSHSVGRNYPSLSSSIPYSVPNSNSNGASSQTSFTQDNNNPGNTFVTSQWIEKYGNSLPKNVSAIDSNIISSPKVGSVEPRFVISRQKLQKSPTEITSNHSISISRSSSLSSQLGNFFFTKSSKDIPFSSAGNVPTSSNSCSNKENVNNENCIPKPIRARQSSVYSTSRQPTGSYNDNFAGSPSSLQENPLSHQATKSRHSSFADLKRFFKRSGSNSQLSVSPGTPPVSNGSISSHSSNHSSTFTAGSYGSQNGEVLFNPTGSAVSQGLTFFKRYSKTGEKLGAGAGGSVRLVRRLRDNTVFAVKEFRPKYDNESKRDYIKKITSEYCIGTALRHPNIISTIEIVYDNNRILQVMEYCDYDLFAIVMSNKMSYEEINCCFKQILVGVEYLHSMGLAHRDLKLDNCVINRQGIVKLIDFGAAVVFTYPHSGTLVEASGIVGSDPYLAPEVCIFTKYDPRPVDIWSVAIIYACMILKKFPWKIPKLKDNSFKFFCSGRDCDSLSALVTRTPEPPSYDNMISGNTYSSPAQQSNNPSDPNNPNIGPQRLLHSLPEESQNIIGRMVTLAPACRASIDEIMEDDWIRSIDICYVNEVTDRLITASDHKHTQVDQSEAHIAGLEKKKKRGK
- the MRPL19 gene encoding mitochondrial 54S ribosomal protein uL11m (similar to Ashbya gossypii ABL144C) — translated: MSQPAKNILVKLIVSAGQAAPSPPVGPALGSKGVKAMDFCKEFNARTASYKPGIPIPVLITIKPDRSFSFEMKSPPTGYLLLKALGIEKGSGQPNLLKPANIAGELSLKHIYEIAKIKKADSRHASLNMEGIVKSVIGVAKSMGINVVA